One window from the genome of Verrucomicrobiia bacterium encodes:
- a CDS encoding response regulator, whose translation MTPSTKPNVILVAEDDSDDRLLAQDAFKEIGANLDVQFVEDGVELLDYLHRRNKFAAPASAPRPGLIILDLNMPRKDGREALKEIKANPEWQRIPVVVLTTSAAETDVAKVYSLGANSFISKPVAFAALVGVLRTVVEYWFKVVLLPVKN comes from the coding sequence GTGACGCCAAGCACGAAACCCAATGTCATTCTTGTAGCTGAAGACGATTCCGACGATCGCCTGCTCGCGCAGGACGCTTTCAAGGAAATCGGCGCGAACCTCGACGTGCAATTCGTTGAGGACGGCGTGGAGTTGCTGGATTATTTGCATCGCCGGAATAAATTCGCCGCGCCCGCGAGCGCGCCCCGGCCCGGCCTGATCATTTTGGATTTGAACATGCCACGCAAAGACGGACGCGAGGCGTTAAAGGAAATCAAGGCCAACCCCGAATGGCAAAGAATTCCGGTGGTCGTGCTGACCACTTCCGCGGCAGAGACGGACGTGGCGAAAGTTTATTCGCTGGGCGCAAATTCATTTATCTCCAAGCCGGTGGCGTTTGCGGCCCTCGTGGGTGTGTTGCGGACCGTGGTGGAATACTGGTTCAAAGTGGTTTTGTTGCCGGTCAAAAATTGA
- a CDS encoding ATP-binding protein has translation MIFFDTKAQPLDTTGVWAEEPARTDAKPKKSPELKIVVIFATAVLLVAIVGSVWAYMSGLQGLHFIAAQIVNKSTGSSARDLAVILEQANRWALKLALAAVASGAGLFTVAIWSSRWLWSNWSKGGAHAAEEANLRAHRLLGQLADARVSEEEARDARAAAEVRLAKVVENHGALERELEQRRETEKNLAQQTHQLERSKDVLEMHVQARTVELQKLQRRNELILNSAAEGICGFDLLGRATFVNPVAAKCTGWKIEELVGQSEDAIFFGNKARGGKDDGAKEGTNWLRDPQGQPLPEQIFFRKDGSSFPAEYVRTPIRENERIVGAVVTFKDITERRHAEDKLNQKAMELARSNRELEEFAYVASHDLQEPLRKIQAFGDRLKVKCETVQLDEGRDYLDRMQSAAARMQKLINDLLTFSRVISSSQPLVPVDLGAVTAEVLVDLEHRIEQTSANVQVSRLPTIQADPTQMRQLLQNLLGNALKFQAPGAVPSVKVEAQIITRDQIQEEAALPKRSRDAKPGDKFCLLTVQDNGIGFEEKYLEKVFTVFQRLHGRSEYEGTGVGLAVCRRISDRHGGLITAQSKLGEGSTFIVILPLQQPKSEEPQ, from the coding sequence ATGATATTTTTTGACACCAAAGCGCAGCCCTTGGACACCACGGGAGTGTGGGCAGAAGAACCGGCGCGCACTGACGCGAAGCCCAAAAAATCACCGGAACTCAAGATAGTCGTGATCTTCGCAACCGCTGTTTTGCTGGTCGCAATCGTGGGCAGTGTCTGGGCATACATGTCCGGTTTGCAGGGATTACATTTCATCGCTGCCCAAATCGTGAACAAATCCACCGGTTCATCGGCGCGGGACTTGGCGGTGATTTTGGAACAAGCCAATCGCTGGGCATTGAAATTGGCTTTGGCGGCGGTTGCCAGCGGCGCGGGACTTTTTACGGTCGCGATCTGGAGCAGCCGCTGGCTGTGGAGTAATTGGTCAAAAGGCGGCGCGCATGCGGCTGAAGAAGCGAATCTTCGTGCTCACCGACTTTTGGGCCAACTGGCCGATGCCCGCGTCTCCGAAGAAGAAGCCCGCGATGCGCGCGCCGCAGCCGAAGTTCGGCTCGCCAAGGTGGTGGAGAATCACGGCGCGCTTGAACGCGAATTGGAGCAACGCCGCGAAACCGAAAAAAATCTGGCGCAACAAACCCACCAACTCGAACGCTCCAAGGACGTGCTCGAAATGCACGTGCAGGCACGCACGGTGGAATTGCAAAAATTGCAGCGCCGCAACGAACTTATCTTGAATTCGGCGGCGGAAGGCATCTGCGGTTTTGACTTGTTGGGCCGGGCGACGTTTGTAAATCCGGTCGCGGCCAAATGCACAGGCTGGAAAATCGAAGAGCTGGTGGGCCAGAGCGAAGATGCGATTTTTTTCGGAAACAAGGCGCGCGGGGGGAAAGATGACGGTGCAAAAGAAGGAACAAACTGGCTACGCGATCCGCAAGGCCAGCCGTTGCCGGAACAGATTTTTTTTCGCAAGGACGGTTCGAGTTTTCCCGCCGAGTATGTGCGCACGCCGATTCGCGAGAACGAGAGAATTGTCGGCGCGGTGGTGACGTTCAAGGACATCACCGAGCGGCGGCACGCGGAAGACAAGCTCAATCAAAAAGCGATGGAACTTGCGCGTTCCAATCGGGAGTTGGAAGAGTTTGCCTACGTTGCTTCGCATGATTTACAGGAGCCGTTGCGCAAAATCCAGGCGTTCGGCGACCGGCTCAAGGTTAAGTGCGAGACAGTGCAGCTTGACGAAGGTCGCGACTATCTTGACCGCATGCAAAGCGCTGCTGCGCGCATGCAGAAATTGATTAATGACCTGCTGACGTTTTCGCGCGTGATCAGTTCTTCACAGCCGCTCGTGCCGGTTGATCTCGGCGCGGTCACGGCAGAAGTGCTCGTGGACCTGGAACATCGCATCGAGCAAACCTCCGCGAATGTGCAGGTGAGCCGGCTGCCGACCATTCAGGCGGACCCGACGCAGATGCGCCAGCTTCTGCAAAATCTTTTGGGCAATGCGCTTAAATTCCAGGCGCCCGGCGCGGTGCCGAGCGTGAAAGTCGAGGCGCAAATCATCACGCGCGATCAAATCCAGGAAGAGGCCGCGCTACCCAAGCGTTCGCGCGATGCCAAGCCCGGCGATAAATTTTGCCTGCTCACGGTGCAGGACAACGGCATCGGTTTTGAAGAAAAATATTTGGAAAAAGTTTTCACGGTATTTCAACGTCTGCACGGACGCAGCGAATATGAGGGGACGGGTGTGGGTCTCGCCGTTTGCCGCCGCATTTCCGATCGCCACGGCGGTTTGATCACGGCGCAAAGCAAGCTCGGCGAAGGCTCGACTTTCATCGTCATCCTGCCGCTCCAGCAGCCCAAAAGTGAGGAGCCGCAGTGA
- the lpxI gene encoding UDP-2,3-diacylglucosamine diphosphatase LpxI (LpxI, functionally equivalent to LpxH, replaces it in LPS biosynthesis in a minority of bacteria.), giving the protein MAEVDTLGIIAGNRTLPLILARQARAMGVKKLIAVAFEGETDPALAGLVDEIVWTKVGQLSKMISAFTSRGVTQCVMVGQIAPKNLFDLRPDLRAMAVLFKLKEKNAHTIFGAIANELKRDGVELIEATPWLKPLMPQAGFALGPKLTEEQSSDVAFGHRIAKEISRLEIGQIVVVKNGVVLAVEGFEGTDKCLQRGGELAGPNGGAVAVKVAREKHDLRFDIPCIGPKTLETCVAANISVLALEPSKTLLLEQNVCEELAHKHKITLTTTA; this is encoded by the coding sequence ATGGCTGAAGTTGATACTTTAGGTATAATCGCCGGAAACCGGACGCTGCCACTCATCCTCGCCCGCCAGGCGCGCGCGATGGGCGTGAAGAAACTGATTGCCGTCGCTTTTGAAGGCGAAACCGATCCCGCACTCGCGGGGTTGGTGGACGAAATCGTTTGGACAAAAGTTGGGCAGCTTTCCAAAATGATTTCCGCTTTCACCAGCCGCGGAGTGACGCAGTGCGTCATGGTGGGACAAATCGCGCCGAAAAATCTTTTCGATTTACGACCCGACCTGCGCGCGATGGCCGTGCTCTTCAAGCTGAAGGAAAAAAACGCCCACACGATTTTTGGCGCCATCGCCAACGAATTGAAACGCGACGGCGTGGAATTGATCGAGGCCACGCCGTGGCTAAAACCCTTGATGCCCCAGGCTGGTTTTGCCCTCGGCCCAAAACTTACGGAGGAACAATCTTCTGATGTGGCGTTTGGCCATCGCATCGCCAAGGAAATTTCGCGGCTGGAAATCGGTCAGATCGTCGTCGTGAAGAATGGCGTCGTGCTGGCAGTCGAAGGTTTTGAAGGAACCGACAAATGTCTTCAACGCGGCGGCGAATTAGCCGGTCCGAACGGCGGCGCGGTGGCTGTAAAAGTCGCGCGCGAAAAACACGACCTGCGCTTCGACATCCCCTGCATCGGGCCCAAAACCCTGGAGACTTGCGTTGCCGCCAACATTTCCGTTCTCGCGCTCGAGCCCAGCAAAACGCTTTTGCTCGAACAAAATGTCTGCGAGGAACTCGCCCATAAACATAAAATCACCCTCACGACTACCGCTTAA
- the gnd gene encoding decarboxylating NADP(+)-dependent phosphogluconate dehydrogenase: MEPKGDIAMIGLAVMGQNLILNMNDHGFTVVAYNRTVAKVDEFLANEAKGTNIIGAKSIPEMCSLLKRPRRVMMLVKAGAAVDEFIEQLIPHLEKGDIIIDGGNSLFIDTIRRTKYLESKGFYFIGTGVSGGEEGARHGPSIMPGGSVAAWPAVKDIFQKISAKVEDGTPCCDWVGEDGAGHYTKMVHNGIEYGDMQVICEAYQLMRDGLGMTPDEMSEVFTEWNKGELDSFLIEITANILKFKDSDGLPLVDKIRDTAGQKGTGKWTVESSMEFGIPITLMAEAVYSRCVSALKDERVTSSKKLKGPRPKISADRKKFCEDIRRALYASKIVSYAQGYMLLRAAATNYKWNLNYGGIALMWRGGCIIRSRFLGEIKKAYDTNPKLQNLLLDKFFKKAIKDCQRSWRNVVAMGAKKGIPTPCFSTALNFFDGYRTEHLPANLLQAQRDYFGAHTYQRLDDPPGTPPHHTNWTGHGGTTSSSSYNA; the protein is encoded by the coding sequence ATGGAACCAAAAGGTGATATCGCAATGATCGGGCTCGCTGTAATGGGCCAGAACCTGATTCTAAACATGAACGATCACGGTTTCACCGTGGTCGCCTACAACCGCACCGTGGCCAAAGTGGACGAGTTTCTCGCCAATGAAGCCAAGGGCACAAACATTATCGGCGCCAAGTCCATCCCCGAGATGTGCTCGCTCCTCAAACGCCCTCGCCGCGTGATGATGCTCGTCAAGGCCGGCGCGGCCGTGGACGAATTCATCGAACAGCTTATCCCGCACCTTGAAAAGGGCGATATCATCATTGACGGCGGCAACTCGCTTTTCATTGATACCATTCGCCGCACCAAATATCTTGAGTCCAAGGGATTCTACTTCATCGGCACCGGCGTTTCCGGCGGTGAAGAAGGTGCCCGTCACGGCCCATCCATCATGCCCGGCGGTTCCGTTGCCGCGTGGCCAGCGGTCAAAGACATTTTCCAGAAAATTTCCGCCAAGGTCGAAGACGGTACGCCCTGCTGCGATTGGGTCGGCGAAGACGGTGCGGGCCATTATACCAAGATGGTGCATAACGGCATCGAATACGGCGACATGCAGGTCATCTGCGAAGCGTATCAGTTAATGCGCGACGGCCTCGGCATGACCCCGGACGAAATGTCTGAAGTCTTTACCGAATGGAACAAGGGTGAACTCGATTCCTTCCTCATCGAAATCACCGCCAATATTCTCAAGTTTAAGGACTCCGACGGCCTCCCGCTCGTGGACAAGATTCGCGATACCGCCGGTCAAAAAGGCACCGGCAAATGGACGGTCGAATCCTCCATGGAGTTTGGCATCCCCATCACGCTCATGGCCGAGGCCGTTTATTCCCGCTGCGTTTCCGCGCTGAAGGATGAACGCGTCACTTCTTCCAAAAAGCTTAAAGGTCCGCGCCCCAAAATCAGCGCCGACCGCAAGAAATTCTGCGAAGACATTCGCCGCGCGCTTTATGCGTCCAAAATCGTTTCCTACGCGCAGGGTTATATGCTTCTCCGCGCTGCCGCTACGAATTACAAATGGAATTTGAACTACGGCGGCATCGCCCTCATGTGGCGCGGTGGTTGCATCATCCGCAGCCGCTTCCTCGGCGAGATCAAGAAAGCCTACGATACCAATCCCAAGCTCCAAAATCTCTTGCTGGATAAATTCTTCAAGAAGGCCATCAAGGATTGCCAGCGTTCCTGGCGCAATGTCGTGGCGATGGGCGCGAAGAAAGGCATCCCTACGCCTTGCTTCTCGACCGCGTTGAACTTCTTCGACGGCTATCGCACCGAACATTTGCCCGCGAACCTGCTCCAAGCCCAGCGCGATTACTTCGGCGCCCACACTTATCAGCGCCTTGACGATCCGCCCGGAACGCCTCCGCATCACACGAATTGGACCGGCCACGGCGGCACAACGTCGTCAAGTTCGTACAACGCTTAA
- a CDS encoding DUF1080 domain-containing protein → MTKNNFLWLAGAMLLTGCASKTSPNWQVKEVPEIVVVRPPAPATESVLHKAASVPSAPLPGEGWKSLLDGRTLAGWQVTDFTGGAKVECEEGLVVIGEGASLSGINFTNLVPKMNYEVALDAMKLDGSDFFCGLTFPVGDSYCSLIVGGWGGSLVGLSSLDDQDASENETTDFMKFDMNRWYRVRVRVTETKIEAWLDDKKEVSVVTTGKRVGLRFGEIEDSKPFGVATYQTRAAIRDVKIRDLSADEAQRIKAQKN, encoded by the coding sequence GTGACGAAAAATAATTTTCTGTGGCTGGCCGGAGCGATGTTGCTGACCGGTTGTGCGTCGAAGACTTCGCCGAATTGGCAGGTGAAGGAAGTGCCGGAAATTGTCGTGGTGCGGCCGCCGGCGCCGGCAACCGAATCGGTTTTGCACAAGGCGGCGTCAGTGCCTTCAGCGCCGCTGCCGGGTGAAGGCTGGAAATCGCTGCTCGACGGGCGGACGCTTGCGGGATGGCAGGTGACAGATTTCACCGGAGGCGCGAAAGTCGAATGCGAGGAGGGATTGGTCGTGATCGGGGAGGGGGCATCGTTGAGCGGCATCAATTTTACGAACCTAGTGCCGAAGATGAATTACGAGGTGGCGCTGGACGCGATGAAACTGGATGGTTCGGACTTTTTTTGCGGGCTGACGTTTCCGGTGGGCGATTCGTATTGCAGCCTGATTGTCGGAGGCTGGGGCGGTTCGCTGGTGGGCTTGTCGAGTCTTGATGACCAGGACGCGTCGGAAAATGAAACGACGGATTTCATGAAATTTGACATGAACCGGTGGTACCGCGTGCGGGTGCGAGTAACGGAGACGAAGATCGAAGCGTGGCTGGATGACAAGAAAGAGGTGAGTGTGGTCACGACCGGGAAGCGAGTTGGATTGCGATTTGGGGAGATTGAGGATTCCAAACCGTTTGGTGTGGCAACATATCAGACGCGTGCGGCAATCAGGGACGTGAAGATTCGCGACTTGAGCGCGGATGAAGCGCAGCGCATCAAGGCACAAAAAAACTGA
- a CDS encoding sodium:calcium symporter, giving the protein MTWIESHGAWSPYWMVGVFLGASFVTIWRLESMSSGGLEGTVLGTLVTPYITGMGNLIFAFVLARKGGAATDVFTNCLVNNVTNMTLVLGVPAAIWKLNLRPEKSATAKKTAKLKKSPPIHTINRLSLLLTLTAVLFFTGATWALGKDGHIGFNDGLVLVGLFLFWQCIHIFDVLKTNASQNRSFSWLLPLDLAILAIGAYAIYISTDWLVDWISKIHTGFISVKYLGWLSGWLMVLPNALLAIYYAATKRPEVVYTSQVGDNHICIPLCIGVFALYQTIAVPAFFEPGVWILMGATLVHFFFIAILGRLPRIAGWLLIAAYGYFLYAGLLK; this is encoded by the coding sequence GTGACATGGATTGAAAGCCACGGCGCGTGGAGTCCCTATTGGATGGTCGGCGTGTTTCTTGGCGCGTCGTTCGTCACAATTTGGCGGCTCGAAAGCATGTCCAGCGGCGGCTTGGAAGGCACCGTGCTCGGCACGCTGGTGACGCCTTACATCACCGGCATGGGCAACTTGATTTTCGCCTTCGTGCTCGCGCGCAAAGGCGGTGCCGCCACGGATGTCTTTACCAATTGCCTCGTCAACAACGTCACCAACATGACACTTGTTCTCGGTGTGCCCGCCGCGATTTGGAAACTCAATCTTCGGCCCGAAAAAAGTGCCACTGCCAAAAAAACCGCCAAGCTGAAAAAATCCCCGCCCATCCACACCATCAATCGCCTCTCGCTGTTGCTCACGCTCACCGCCGTGCTGTTTTTCACTGGCGCGACCTGGGCGCTCGGCAAGGATGGCCACATCGGTTTCAACGACGGCCTGGTGCTGGTTGGCCTTTTTCTTTTTTGGCAATGCATCCACATCTTCGATGTTCTCAAAACCAACGCCAGCCAGAACCGCAGTTTCAGTTGGCTGCTTCCCCTTGACCTCGCCATCCTCGCCATCGGCGCTTACGCCATATATATAAGCACCGATTGGCTGGTGGACTGGATTTCCAAAATCCACACCGGTTTCATCAGCGTGAAATATCTTGGCTGGCTGAGTGGCTGGTTGATGGTTTTGCCGAACGCGCTGCTCGCCATTTATTACGCCGCCACCAAACGCCCCGAAGTCGTTTACACTTCGCAAGTGGGCGACAACCACATTTGCATTCCGCTGTGCATCGGCGTGTTTGCGCTCTACCAGACCATCGCCGTGCCAGCGTTCTTCGAGCCGGGCGTCTGGATTTTGATGGGCGCAACGCTGGTTCATTTTTTCTTCATTGCGATTCTGGGCCGCCTCCCGCGCATCGCGGGCTGGCTCCTGATCGCTGCCTATGGCTATTTTCTCTATGCTGGTTTGTTGAAATGA
- a CDS encoding carotenoid biosynthesis protein → MLEYFAGHEHAAPIFLVAIFFAATVLAMGCVLPAQNIFAATGILAVFTALTQTVGEKLHVPFGPFFYTENLGRPLLYLVPWPIIILWPAVILNSRGAVALILRHRRDAPSYGIFSMLLTCLLTVLFDAALEPYAARTHHFWIWETQKPFLSWYSAPWFNFASRFLITLILLACAMPWLINKKPVTNPPPDYFPLALWSGAMIFLIVANTTNHLWPAVILGAIITGAVTILALKNSRSPG, encoded by the coding sequence ATGCTCGAATATTTTGCCGGCCACGAACACGCCGCCCCGATTTTTCTCGTCGCAATTTTTTTTGCCGCCACGGTGCTGGCGATGGGATGCGTCCTGCCAGCGCAAAACATTTTTGCCGCAACTGGCATTCTCGCCGTCTTCACCGCACTCACCCAAACCGTCGGCGAAAAATTGCACGTTCCCTTCGGCCCCTTCTTCTATACGGAAAATCTCGGACGACCGCTGCTTTATCTCGTGCCGTGGCCGATTATCATTCTTTGGCCCGCGGTCATTCTGAATTCACGCGGCGCCGTTGCGCTGATTCTTCGGCACCGCCGCGACGCGCCCAGCTACGGCATCTTTTCCATGCTTTTGACTTGCCTGCTCACGGTTCTATTCGATGCCGCGCTCGAACCTTACGCCGCCCGCACCCACCATTTTTGGATCTGGGAAACCCAGAAACCCTTTCTCTCCTGGTACAGCGCGCCGTGGTTCAATTTCGCCTCGCGTTTTTTGATAACGCTGATTCTCCTCGCCTGCGCGATGCCGTGGTTGATCAACAAGAAGCCTGTCACCAATCCACCGCCCGATTATTTTCCTCTTGCGCTTTGGTCCGGCGCGATGATTTTTCTTATCGTCGCCAACACCACAAATCACTTGTGGCCAGCGGTCATCTTAGGAGCAATCATCACCGGAGCCGTCACGATTCTCGCGCTGAAAAATTCCCGCAGCCCGGGTTAA
- a CDS encoding hemolysin family protein yields the protein METMMSNLMRLLGVFALVLLNGFFVAAELALVKIRDTQIETMVIGGNRRAKTVRLLLRNLEATISATQFGITLASLGLGMLVEPVFEALLAPVFDGFHVESAAVRHTVAILTGFFINSFLLIVVGELGPKAIAIRKTVPVALWTAQPLAWFARITFPFVWLLNKSAMWLLKQAGIESVTEAEHAHSVEELRLLITASQRHSGATRLGRDIVLNALDLRRRKVREVMRPRQEIVMLDTDASITECLEVAEKSRYSRLPLCERGNLDKTLGVVHFKDLFAARYKAHSGADLAGIARKLIYVPETARLERLLQLFLERQLHFAIVVDEYGGTVGMVTLENILEELVGQIQDEFDQEKPLLVRMGLTSWEMAGGLPLHELSELVAQPLEEEGITTVSGWVTHRQGGFPKVGDTLTLGAFELRVEEMDSMRVAKLRLTRKVTEETEGKSGNA from the coding sequence ATGGAAACGATGATGTCCAATTTGATGCGGTTGCTTGGCGTGTTCGCGCTGGTGCTGTTGAACGGTTTTTTTGTCGCGGCAGAATTGGCTCTGGTAAAAATCCGCGATACGCAAATCGAGACTATGGTCATCGGCGGCAACCGCCGCGCGAAGACCGTGAGGCTCCTGTTGCGTAATCTCGAAGCGACGATCAGTGCGACCCAGTTTGGAATCACTCTGGCGAGCCTGGGATTGGGCATGCTGGTGGAACCGGTATTTGAGGCGTTATTGGCGCCGGTATTTGACGGATTTCACGTGGAATCAGCAGCGGTGCGCCACACCGTCGCGATCCTTACGGGATTTTTTATTAATTCATTTTTGCTGATCGTGGTTGGCGAACTTGGACCCAAAGCCATCGCGATTCGTAAGACGGTTCCCGTTGCGCTGTGGACGGCGCAACCGTTGGCATGGTTTGCGCGGATCACGTTTCCGTTCGTGTGGTTGTTGAACAAATCGGCGATGTGGCTATTGAAGCAGGCAGGAATCGAATCGGTCACGGAAGCGGAGCACGCACATTCGGTGGAAGAGTTGCGGCTCTTGATCACGGCGTCGCAGCGTCACTCGGGCGCGACGCGTTTGGGACGTGACATCGTTCTGAACGCGCTCGACTTGCGCCGCCGCAAGGTGCGTGAAGTCATGCGGCCACGGCAGGAGATCGTGATGCTGGATACAGACGCGAGCATCACTGAGTGCCTTGAGGTGGCGGAAAAATCACGTTATTCCCGGCTGCCCTTGTGTGAGCGAGGCAACCTTGACAAGACTTTGGGCGTGGTGCATTTCAAGGATTTGTTCGCGGCGCGTTACAAGGCGCACAGCGGGGCTGATTTGGCGGGCATTGCACGGAAATTGATTTACGTTCCCGAAACCGCGCGGCTCGAAAGATTGCTGCAATTATTTTTGGAACGCCAACTCCATTTCGCCATTGTGGTAGATGAATATGGTGGAACCGTAGGGATGGTGACGCTGGAGAATATTTTGGAAGAATTGGTTGGGCAGATACAGGACGAATTCGATCAGGAAAAACCGTTGCTGGTGCGCATGGGATTGACAAGCTGGGAGATGGCGGGCGGGTTGCCATTGCATGAATTGTCGGAGTTGGTGGCGCAGCCACTGGAAGAAGAGGGGATCACGACGGTGAGCGGGTGGGTGACGCATCGGCAGGGAGGGTTTCCCAAAGTGGGAGATACGCTGACTTTGGGAGCGTTCGAATTGCGCGTGGAAGAAATGGACAGCATGCGCGTGGCGAAACTGCGGCTGACGCGCAAAGTCACGGAGGAGACGGAAGGCAAGAGCGGCAACGCTTAA
- a CDS encoding CNNM domain-containing protein: protein MEHILYIVLPVFVCVVLSFLFSGMEAGVLALNRLRIRQMMRTGDPRATVLMAYLNSPENFLWTILVGNTLANLGAVSLLVFWLRAWLGQWPGLWLVCFLALVFLFYAFCELLPKMLFRMFPNRLTLALAGPFRFIHLVLAPLVALMTKLAQGLARWTDGKTFQGQLFGSREEMRLVMQESAQGLTSDERLMINRVLDLQNLQVREVAIPMERAETITTQTHIGDVLKIARERRVSRLPVWRVEGNQRRIVGVLSLRAVMYQAELDLEKSAADYVKPALYLEEDMRLEAALKRMQRSGQRLAIVLGRDKRETGIVSLQDILKVIFGEVRL from the coding sequence ATGGAACATATTTTATACATCGTATTGCCAGTGTTCGTTTGCGTGGTGTTGTCGTTTTTATTTTCCGGCATGGAAGCGGGCGTGCTGGCCTTGAACCGGCTGCGCATCCGCCAAATGATGCGCACCGGCGATCCGCGCGCGACCGTGCTCATGGCGTATCTCAACAGCCCGGAAAATTTTCTGTGGACGATCCTGGTCGGCAATACTCTCGCGAATCTGGGAGCGGTGAGTTTGCTGGTGTTCTGGTTGCGCGCGTGGCTCGGGCAATGGCCGGGATTATGGCTTGTTTGTTTTTTGGCGCTGGTATTTTTGTTTTATGCCTTCTGCGAATTGCTGCCGAAGATGCTCTTTCGCATGTTTCCGAATCGGTTGACGCTGGCGCTCGCGGGACCGTTTCGATTCATCCATCTTGTGCTCGCGCCGCTGGTGGCATTGATGACCAAACTGGCGCAAGGCCTGGCGCGCTGGACGGATGGCAAAACTTTTCAGGGGCAACTTTTCGGCAGCCGCGAGGAAATGCGACTGGTCATGCAGGAATCCGCGCAGGGGCTGACCTCGGACGAACGCCTAATGATCAATCGCGTGCTGGATTTGCAAAATCTTCAAGTGCGCGAAGTCGCCATTCCGATGGAACGCGCGGAAACGATCACGACGCAAACGCACATCGGCGACGTTCTGAAAATCGCGCGCGAACGGCGGGTGTCGCGCTTGCCAGTGTGGCGCGTGGAAGGAAATCAGCGGCGAATCGTGGGCGTCTTAAGTTTGCGCGCCGTGATGTACCAGGCGGAATTGGATTTGGAAAAATCGGCAGCGGATTATGTGAAGCCTGCACTTTATCTGGAAGAAGACATGCGGCTCGAAGCAGCGTTGAAACGAATGCAACGCAGCGGGCAGCGACTGGCGATCGTGCTGGGACGCGACAAACGCGAGACGGGCATCGTGAGTTTGCAGGATATTCTCAAAGTCATTTTCGGCGAGGTGCGATTGTAG
- a CDS encoding hemolysin family protein, whose translation MSFFFALAESALFSLGKWQVRQLAERAPVRGEMVSRLLAQPQHLLATIVLGNTIANSSIMAIALCAAPWGHWAWFVILPSLVILILVGCEVAPKTLAVRAPEQWALRVARTMVFVQRLTGPFQRIAQQLDAALLQTVVPRSLKPQTVLSDEEYEELLEMAFQQGTLARSEKEIILQIIGLDRQTVKDVMKPRSQMAAIPDDLSVEGMLTAARKFKHSRLPMYDETPDTIVGMLNTRALLLKPDLDLADAIEFPSFVPESMNLLQLLKSLQRQQRGVAVVLDEFGGTAGMVTMQDILEQVVGDIRGESEAQGFVMEKLGEGKWRVSGTMRLEDFRREYPALGEVPEVDTLAGLMLTERESVPAVGEVVIFSGLKLTAVAGDERRVREVLVETLKK comes from the coding sequence ATGAGTTTTTTCTTTGCGCTGGCGGAATCAGCGCTTTTCTCGCTCGGAAAATGGCAGGTGCGCCAGTTGGCGGAACGCGCGCCGGTGCGCGGCGAGATGGTGTCCCGACTTCTCGCCCAACCCCAGCATCTGCTGGCGACCATCGTTTTGGGAAATACGATTGCGAATTCCTCCATCATGGCCATCGCTTTGTGCGCCGCGCCGTGGGGCCATTGGGCGTGGTTCGTCATTTTGCCATCGCTGGTGATTTTGATTTTGGTTGGCTGCGAAGTTGCGCCGAAAACTTTGGCCGTGCGCGCGCCGGAACAATGGGCCTTGCGCGTGGCGCGGACGATGGTGTTTGTTCAGCGGTTGACTGGACCGTTTCAGCGGATCGCGCAACAACTCGACGCCGCGCTGCTGCAAACCGTGGTGCCGCGTTCGCTCAAGCCCCAGACGGTGTTGTCGGACGAGGAATACGAGGAGCTTCTCGAAATGGCCTTTCAGCAAGGCACGCTGGCGCGCTCGGAAAAGGAAATCATTTTACAAATCATCGGGCTCGACCGGCAAACCGTGAAGGACGTAATGAAACCGCGTTCGCAAATGGCTGCGATTCCCGACGATCTTTCGGTTGAGGGAATGCTGACGGCGGCGCGAAAATTCAAGCACAGCCGTCTGCCGATGTATGATGAAACGCCCGACACCATCGTGGGCATGTTGAATACGCGCGCGCTACTGCTTAAACCCGATCTCGACCTGGCCGATGCGATTGAATTTCCCTCGTTCGTGCCGGAGAGCATGAATCTGCTGCAACTCTTGAAAAGTTTGCAGCGCCAGCAACGGGGAGTGGCGGTCGTGCTGGATGAATTCGGCGGCACGGCGGGCATGGTCACCATGCAGGATATTCTCGAGCAGGTTGTAGGCGACATCCGCGGCGAAAGCGAAGCGCAGGGATTCGTGATGGAGAAATTGGGTGAGGGCAAATGGCGCGTGAGCGGCACGATGCGGCTCGAAGATTTTCGCCGCGAATATCCCGCGCTTGGCGAAGTGCCGGAAGTGGATACGCTGGCGGGCTTGATGTTAACGGAGCGCGAATCGGTTCCGGCGGTGGGCGAAGTGGTGATTTTTTCCGGATTGAAATTGACGGCAGTGGCGGGCGACGAGCGGCGCGTGCGCGAAGTGCTGGTGGAGACTTTGAAAAAATAA